A genomic region of Gossypium hirsutum isolate 1008001.06 chromosome D01, Gossypium_hirsutum_v2.1, whole genome shotgun sequence contains the following coding sequences:
- the LOC107922074 gene encoding glucose-6-phosphate isomerase, cytosolic isoform X5, giving the protein MASTTLICDTQPWKDLKAHTEDIKKTHLRDLMNDKERCESMMVEFDGMFLDYSRQCATLETIDKLYKLAEAASLKQQINRMYSGEHINSTENRSVLHVALRAPRDAVINSDGKNVVPDVWNVLDKIKDFSEKVRNGSWVGATGKPLKDVIAIGIGGSFLGPLFVHAALQTDPEAVEFAKGRQLRFLANVDPIDVARNIAGLNPETTLVVVVSKTFTTAETMLNARTLREWISSALGPSAVAKHMVAVSTNLTLVEKFGIDPNNAFAFWDWVGGRYSVCSAVGVLPLSLQYGFSIVEKFLKGASSIDEHFRSAPFEKNIPVLLGLLSVWNVSFLGYPARAILPYSQALEKFAPHIQQVSMESNGKGVSIDGVPLPYEAGEIDFGEPGTNGQHSFYQLIHQGRVIPCDFIGIVKSQQPVYLKGEVVSNHDELMSNFFAQPDALAYGKTAEQLLKENVSQHLIPHKTFSGNRPSLSLLLPSLNAYNIGQLLASYEHRVTVEGFVWGINSFDQWGVELGKSLATQVRKQLNASRTKSEPVEGFNFSTTTLLTRYLQRWRYDLSEILEIHGNLGKKMIIPPSSQMHTHV; this is encoded by the exons ATGGCTTCGACCACTCTAATCTGCGATACCCAGCCATGGAAGGACTTGAAG GCTCATACTGAGGATATCAAGAAAACTCATCTTCGTGATTTGATGAACGACAAAGAACGATGCGAATCGATGATGGT TGAGTTTGATGGAATGTTTTTGGACTACTCAAGGCAATGCGCCACTCTTGAGACCATAGATAAGCTCTATAAATTAGCAGAG GCTGCTTCTCTCAAACAACAAATTAACCGAATGTATAGTGGCGAGCAT ATAAATAGCACAGAAAATAGGTCAGTGCTTCATGTAGCTCTTCGAGCACCAAGGGATGCTGTTATAAACAGTGATGGAAAGAATGTGGTGCCAGATGTTTGGAATGTTTTGGATAAGATCAAGGATTTTTCAGAGAAAGTTCGCAATGGCTCCTGG GTTGGAGCTACTGGGAAACCACTGAAGGATGTTATTGCAATCGGTATTGGTGGCAGTTTCTTAGGTCCTTTATTTGTGCATGCTGCTCTCCAAACAG ACCCTGAGGCTGTTGAATTTGCAAAAGGACGCCAACTACGTTT CCTAGCAAATGTAGATCCTATCGATGTTGCTAGAAATATTGCAGGATTAAACCCCGAAACAACACTTG TTGTGGTGGTTTCAAAGACTTTTACAACCGCAGAAACTATGTTGAATGCTCGAACATTAAGGGAGTGGATTTCATCTGCTCTTGG GCCTTCTGCAGTTGCAAAACACATGGTGGCAGTCAGTACTAATCTTACG CTTGTTGAAAAGTTTGGAATTGACCCTAATAATGCATTTGCATTCTGGGATTGGGTTGGTGGTCGATACAGTG TTTGCAGTGCAGTTGGAGTGTTGCCTTTGTCTCTGCAGTATGGTTTTTCAATAGTAGAAAA GTTCTTAAAGGGGGCTTCAAGTATTGATGAGCATTTCCGTTCAGCTCCTTTTGAGAAGAATATACCT GTACTTTTGGGTTTGCTAAGCGTATGGAACGTTTCATTTCTTGGATATCCTGCAAGA GCTATTTTACCATACTCCCAGGCCCTCGAGAAATTTGCTCCACACATTCAACAG GTCAGCATGGAGAGTAATGGCAAGGGGGTGTCAATTGATGGTGTGCCACTTCCTTATGAGGCTGGTGAAATTGATTTTGGTGAACCTGGAACGAATGGCCAGCACAGCTTTTATCAACTAATCCATCAG GGACGTGTAATTCCATGTGATTTCATTGGTATTGTGAAGAGCCAGCAACCTGTGTACCTTAAAG GTGAAGTTGTGAGCAACCATGATGAGCTTATGTCCAACTTTTTCGCACAGCCGGATGCTCTAGCATATGGAAAG ACAGCAGAGCAGTTGCTGAAGGAGAATGTTTCGCAGCATCTTATTCCTCATAAG ACGTTCTCTGGGAATCGGCCTTCTCTCAGTCTTTTGCTACCATCTCTTAACGCTTACAATATTGGGCAG CTCTTGGCAAGCTATGAACATAGAGTTACTGTTGAAGGTTTTGTTTGGGGCATCAATTCTTTTGACCAGTGGGGAGTTGAGTTGGGTAAG TCACTAGCTACTCAAGTCCGAAAACAGCTTAATGCATCACGTACGAAAAGTGAACCTGTCGAAGGCTTTAATTTTAGTACTACTACGTTGTTAACTAGATATCTACAG AGATGGAGATATGATCTTTCAGAAATTCTCGAAATACATGGAAATCTTGGGAAAAAAATGATCATACCACCGTCGAGTCAGATGCATACTCATGTCTGA